CAGCGCCATAAAGTTTGTACAGAGACTGAAACTGCATCACACTCAACAAGGTCGGATCGACACCAATAACCAGCCGTGCGCCCGCACCCAGCATACGCCAACAGTGATAGCCGTTTCCGCAACCTATGTCCAACACCATGCGATTCCGCAACGGCGCGATATGCGGCTTCAATCTGTCCCACTTCCAATCCGACCGCCATTCGGTATCGATATCGACCCCAAATAGCTGATAAGGGCCTTTCCGCCAGGGGTGCAGCTTTTGCAATCCACTCACCAGCTGCTGTAATTGTTGCCCGGACAAATCCGCCGAGTTACCGATAGACACCGTATCCCGCAAATTCACGCTACTGGGCTTAACAATCGGCAGCTCATCGACCGCCGCCCGCCATTTAAGCAAATCGCCGTGTGTTCGCGCATCAAAAGCCCCCGCCAACTGCTCGCGCAGCACTCGCGCCCAACCGCCGGCACCTAACGACTCCAGCACCGGATACAACAACTCGTAATCATTCATTTCAATGCAATCATCGAGGCAAAATTGAAATACTGAAACCAAATTTCCGCACTATCAAACCCGGCAGCCATCAAACGACGCCGATGCACGTCAAACGATTCAGCCAACAACACATTTTCCAAGGCAGACCGTTTTTGGCTGATTTCCAGCTCGCTGTATCCCTGCATTTTTTTAAAATGATGATGCATGTCCACTTGCAAAGCCTGCTGGCGCTCATTGTCAAAAGCCAGTTTTTCAGACAAAATCAAAATGCCGCCCGGCAGCATGCCGCGATAGATTTTTTCCAATAACCTCGCCCGGTCGGCTACCGGCACAAACTGCAGGGTAAAGTTAAGCACCACCACCGATGCCCGCTCAATACTGATCTCCCGAATATCGGCACATTGAATATCAATACTCGCCTTAGCCTCGTCAACAGCCAGATTTCGCTTAAATCGCTCGACCATAGCCGCCGAATTATCAACCGCTACTATCCGGCAATCCGCCGCAGTGATTTGGTCCCGCATAGCCAAAGTTGCCGCGCCCAGGGAACACCCCAAATCGTAGCACTGACTATGAGACTGGCTAAAGCGCCCCGCCAATAAACCAATTGCGGAAATAATTGCGCTGTATCCGGGAACCGACCGTTGGATCATGTCAGGAAAAACATTCACCACCGCGTCGTCAAATTTAAATGTGGTTATTTCGCCAAGCGGATTGGCATAGAGAGAATCTTTGTTGAATTGCATAGGAGATTATTCCCCGAAGAGAAACTTCGGGGAATAGAAAGAGGGCTTAAGAGCGATTTTGTGAGGAAAGTGCTTCGGTATTACGCTTCGCCAATTGATTGATGACTTCTTGCAACGAACCGGTGCGTTCCACTTCATTTTTGAAACTGGTCCGATAATTGGTCACCAAACTAACCCCTTCAATCAGAATGTCGTAGACCTTCCATTCACCCCTGTTGAACAGCATGCGGTAATTCACCGCAATCGGCTGCAAACCGGGTTGTAGTATTTCGGTTTTGACCATGACCTTTCGATCGTTCTCGTCGGTATTGATCGGCAGAAACCGTACCGACCATTCCTTGAATTCGACGAACGCTCTGGAGTACGTTCTAATCAGCAAGGTTTGGAATTCTTTTTTAAACTGATCTTTTTCAGATGCGGTTGCATCTTTCCAAAGCTTCCCCAACACCAAGGAGGAAATAAGATCAAAATCAGCGTGCGGATAAATCACGGAATTTACAAACTCAGTGATTTTACGAAAATCCTTGGTAAACCCGGGATCCTGCATTCGTGCCTTTAGCTCATTGGATGCCCCTTCAATCACTTGTTGAGGCTCAATCAAACCTCCCGCGGCAACATCCGTTACCACCCCGGCATTGACAAAAAACCCAAAAAGCAAAATGAATAAAACGTTTAAATAGTATTTCATGATTGTTACAACCACCCAAGATAACGTATCGACGGTCAAAATCAAACGCTCGAGATCGATACACTGTTACAATAATATTCTTAAATATTCACCAACCCGACAGGGTTGATAAACATTATTAGGCCTACATCCCCGACTATTTTACTATGGAAAAGATGTCACACCCTAAAGACTTTTTCCCAGCCACACGCATGCGAAGAATGCGCTATCAAGCGTTTTCCCGCCGATTAATGCAAGAAAATCGTTTATCCTCCGATGACTTGATTAGTCCCTTATTCGTTATCGAAGGCCATAATCGCCAGGAATCGGTCGCCTCTATGCCAGGGGTTAACCGACTGTCCTTGGACTTATTACTAAAGGAAGCCGAAGCCTTGCTAACGCTCGGCATTCCCGCCATTGCCTTGTTTCCGGTTGTAGATAGCGCTCAAAAATCCCTGGACGCCGGCGAAGCATTTAACCCGGATGGTCTAGCTCAACGCAGCGTCAGGGCGTTAAAAGCCGCTTTTCCTGAATTGGGCGTCATTACCGATGTGGCTTTAGACCCTTTCACTTCGCATGGACAGGATGGCTTGATCAATGCCCAAGGTTACGTCGTCAACGATGAAACGGTGGAAGTATTATGCAAACAAGCCTTATCGCACGCCGAAGCCGGGGCCGACATCGTCGCCCCGTCCGACATGATGGACGGACGTATTGGCGCCATCAGGCAAGCCTTGGAAAACAACAATCATATTAACACCAGAATTCTGGCCTATTCGGCAAAATACGCATCCAGTTTCTATGGCCCGTTCCGCGACGCCGTCGGCTCGGCCGGCAACCTGGGCGGCGGCAACAAATACAGCTACCAGATGGATCCGGCCAATTCCGACGAAGCGATGCGCGAAATCGCCCTGGACTTGCAAGAAGGCGCGGACATGATTATGGTCAAGCCCGGCATGCCCTACCTGGATATCATACGTCGCGCCAAAACCGAATTCGGCGTTCCGACCTTCGCTTATCAAGTCAGCGGCGAATACGCCATGCTAAAAGCAGCGGCGCAAAACGGCTGGCTGGATGAAAAACAAGTGGTCATGGAATCGTTACTGGCATTTAAGCGCGCGGGTTGCGACGCCATTTTGACTTATTTCGCCAAGTCAGCTGCACAATGGTTAAAACAATAAGAACAATACGGAGATAACCGTCCATGCAAAATGATATTGATGATGAATTAGCTACACCTCGCCATATCGGCCTCGAAGAAGCCGTTTTTATCGTTCTGGTAATTCTGTCCTTACTTGGCATCAGCATCACCGACTTTTCTCCCCATGACGGCTATGGCTATTGGATCATGATGGTCTTTGTGTTCGCAGGCCTATCTATTTTCGTATCCTGGCTGCAATCCAAAGCCAACGAAGACGATATCGGCATAATCGTCAAAGCCCAAGCCATGCATTGGCTGCATACGCTTATCGTTGTCGGCGCGGCATTCTTACTAAATAAATCGGGCCAACTCACCGATACCGGCGCCAGCTTGGTCATTTTGCTGATCCTGGCACTCACTACCATGCTGGACGGCTACCGAATCGGTTGGCAATTCAGTTTGCTCGGTTTTTTCCTGGCCAGCTGCGCGATTGTGGTGGCCTATGTTGAACATTTTATATTGGCCAGTAGCGGGCTAGGTCTTCTGGTAGTGGCCGGGACTTTTTTTTGGAACTATTGGCTGCGTAAAAACTCGGGCTTTGATGATGCTTGATCAATACGCCGTTTTCGGTCATCCCATCAGTCATAGTAAGTCGCCTCGCATTCACAGCTTGTTTGCCGAGCAAACCGGACAACAAATTCATTATGTCGCCCAAGACGTACCAGCCGGCGCCTTCAAGGCCGCCGCCGATACATTTTTCGCCGCCGACGGTAAAGGTTTAAATTGCACTGTGCCGCTAAAAGAACTGGCGTGGCAATATGCCGGCCAGCTCAGCGTATCCGCGCGGAAAAGCAAAGCGGTCAACACCTTGGCCCGGTTAGCGGACGGCAGCATATTGGGCGACAATACCGACGGCATCGGCTTGGTGAGGGATTTAACCATCAATCACAACATTACCTTAGCGAACAGCCGAATTTTAATCTTGGGCGCGGGCGGCGCAACACGCGGTATTCTGCACCCATTGCTGGCGCAAAACCCCGCGCACATCTCCATCGTTAACCGTACGCGGCATAAAGCTGACACAATCGTCCATGAATTTGCCGATTTGGGCAGCCTGAATAGTTGCGACTACGCGGATTTAACGTCGCTGCAATTCGATTTGATTATCAACGCCACTTCGGCCAGCTTGAGCGACGAGCTCCCGCCGCTACCGGATGCGCTGCTTGCCGCCAATGGCTATTGTTACGATTTGGCTTACGCTAACAAACCCACCGCTTTCGTGCGCTGGGGCAAAACCCAACATGCCCGAAAAAGTTTGGACGGCTTGGGTATGTTGGTCGAACAAGCAGCAGAAGCTTTTGCCCTTTGGCGCGGCATTCGACCTGAAACAGGCCCGGTCATCGATTTACTGAACCGCGAACGGGAAGCCTAAATTTATTCTGCTAACTGTTGACCCATGCGTGTAGTGCATACAAAATCGACTATGCTTCAACCCAAAACTCACGCGCTATCTTTCGGAATGATATGGCTTCGATAAAAGCTTTTTTTGACAAACTGAGTTCAACGTCCAAGCAACCGCGCTTAGGCCAGAAAGTTTCTCCGGAAATTCTTGAACAACTGTTCCCCATCAGGAATCTCAGCGAAGAAATCCGCCAAAGCTTTGCCTCGGAAAATCACATCGAGCTCATCGACAGCGGCACCACTTTATTTACTATCGACAGTCCCGCCGACTGCGCAATTTACCTTATCTTCGGCAGCGTACAATTTACCGACCAAAACGGCCGGGGCTACACCATAGAAGAAGGCAGCGCCCAATCCAAGTTTCCTATTTGCAGCGGCAGCAAACATACCACGACTGCTGTTGCGCAAACCGACATAGGCATTCTGCGGGTGTCGTTGAAAATCATGTCCACCCGCAACCGCTTTCAGCATAAGGCCTTGCCGATACCCGATAATCTGCGCGACAACCAATTGCTGGCTCTATTCGCAGACCATTATCAAAGCCATGAGCTGGAAATCCCATCCCTGCCGGAAGTCGCCATCAAGTTACGCAATGCCATTCAAAAAGATGTCAATCTGGATGCGGCTGTAAGCATTATCCAACTGGACCCCGTGATCTCCGCGAAACTGATTGAAGTAGCCAATTGCCCACTGTATATCACAGTCGTACCGGCCAAAAATTTACTGGAAGCGGTCAACCGCATCGGCCTGAATGCCACGCGTAATCTGGTCGTCGCCCTCAGCCTTAAGCAAATTTTTAAAAGCAAGTCGATATTAATCAAAGATCGAATGGAAAAGCTCTGGAAACAAAGCCTTTATCTTTCCGCGCTCAGCCACGTGTTGGCCGCATCCAGTCAACAGGCTAAACCGGAAGATGCATTATTGGCCGGTCTGGTCTGCGATATCGGCAACATCCCGTTTCTGAATTTTGTTGCCAATTTGCCGGACGAATTCATAAATGAAACGGAAATCAAACAAGCCCTGCCCGTTGTCGTTGGCCCGGTTAGCGCCACCGTGCTTAACGAGTGGCAGTTTTCCGAAGAATTTATCGATGTCGCATTGAACTCTCGCAACTGGTATCAGAATCTCGGGGACGAGCTGTCCTTAACCGACATTGTGGTGTTATCGCGATTGCATGCTTTGATCGGCAGGAAAGTGACAAGCGACTTACCGTCGATCGCCGCCATCCCGGCGGCCAGCAAACTCAAAGGCATGGCCTTGTCGCCCGAAAACACCTTGGCTATCCTTCATGATGCCAAAAACAAAATTCATGAAGCCTTAGCCATATTCAGCCGCTAAATTTATGTTTTGGAAATTTTTTAAAAAAAACGCCGACCCATCCGAAGCAAACCCGAAATCACCGTTTGGCACGAAAACCACTTTACCGCTGGATTTTTTACAAAAACTGGTCCCCGTGGGTAAACTTAGCCCCGAGGAATTGCAATCCCTAAATATTTCGATAAAAAATTTTACCTCGGGGCAAATCATCTTTAACCGCGGCGAAAGCGCGGATGCATTGATGTATCTCTATACCGGCCACGTGTTTCTGGAAGCGGCTAACGGTAGCGGCTATGCCGTAGACGAAAACACCTTTACCGCGTACCACCCCTTATCATCACATGCCGATCACTACTTCAGTGCCATCGCCAAATCCGCGACTAAAATTGCGTATTTGCCGCTCGCGGCATTACAGCACAGCAGCAATGCCGCGCTTACCCAAAACCCACTGACCGATACCTCCGCCATCCCGCGCGAACTCATCGACAGTGATTTTTACAATGGTTTCAGCGCGGTATTCCGGCGCGATGAACTTCGCTTACCCAGCTTACCCGATGTCGCCATCAGATTACGCAGAGCCTTGCAAAAAGATATCAGCATTGCCGATGCGGTAAAAATCATTAACCTCGACCCCGTCATTGCCTCCAAATTGATACAAGTCGCCAACAGTCCGCTTTATCGGACCGTCAACCCCATTTCAAAATGCCACGACGCGATAAACCGTTTAGGCTTAAAAACTACGCAGAATTTAGTCACCAGCGTCAGCATGCACAACCTGTTCCGCAGCAATAACAAACTGCTCAACAACCGCGTGCAGCAGCTCTGGCGGCAAAGCATACAAATTGCCAGCCTTAGCTATACCCTGGCCGGCATGACCAAAAGAATCAATTCCGACGAAGCACTGTTGGCGGGGCTTACCCATAATATTGGTGCGTTACCGATTCTGACCTTTGCCGAAAGCCTTAAAGATAACGCTTATACGGATGAAGAACTGGATAAAACTATTGAAGTATTACAAGGCCCTGTTGGAGAATTCATTTTAAAAAAATGGCATTTCCCGGAAAATTTATTAAAAATCCCCAGCCAATCCGGTAACTGGTATCACGATGGCGACCCGAAACTGCAAATGAGCGACATCGTCCTGTTGGCCCGTTTTCATGCCCTGCTCGGCAACAAGCAAGCGCAAAAGCTTCCGCCGCTCAACACCCTGCCGGCATTTGCCAAACTTGGCGAACGGGCATTGACACCCGACATGTCGTTGAAAGCGCTGCACGAAGCCAAACAGCAAATTGCGGAAGCCCTGAGTTTTTTCAGAACTTAAGGCTGACTAAATTGAATAAAAACCAATCATTTCGTCTGCAGCGGGTCAAAGCCAGCCAAGCCAATAAAACAAACTTAACTATCCCGGATTAGCCGCTTTACCCTATTCCAACATTTACCAGACCAACACGCCGCCAATCGCCATGACCAATCCTTTATTAGAATCCACCGAACTACCTCAATTTTCCAGAATTCTGCCCGAACATGTGGAACCCGCAATCGATCAATTACTCAGCGAGGCTAGACACGCCATCGCCGACCAACTGCAAACGGGCGGCCCCTACCACTGGAATAATTTGATCGCACCCATCGACGAAGCCGAAGATCGCCTGAATAAAGCCTGGTCGCCGGTCAGCCACATGAACTCCGTGGTCAACAGCGATGCCATGCGGGACGCTTACAACGCCTGTCTGGGCAAGCTTAGCGAATATTCCACGGAAGTCGGCCAAAACCGTCAGCTTT
This sequence is a window from Methylomonas methanica MC09. Protein-coding genes within it:
- the cmoB gene encoding tRNA 5-methoxyuridine(34)/uridine 5-oxyacetic acid(34) synthase CmoB, coding for MNDYELLYPVLESLGAGGWARVLREQLAGAFDARTHGDLLKWRAAVDELPIVKPSSVNLRDTVSIGNSADLSGQQLQQLVSGLQKLHPWRKGPYQLFGVDIDTEWRSDWKWDRLKPHIAPLRNRMVLDIGCGNGYHCWRMLGAGARLVIGVDPTLLSVMQFQSLYKLYGAEAPIHLLPIGVEQLPAEMKLFDTVFSMGVLYHRRSPIDHLLELKGCLRPGGELVLETLVVEGGQGNVLFPESRYAQMRNVWFLPSCDLLMAWMHRCGFKNVKLCDVTRTTVAEQRSTEWMRFNSLRDFLDPGDDALTCEGLPAPVRAIVVANID
- the cmoA gene encoding carboxy-S-adenosyl-L-methionine synthase CmoA, with product MQFNKDSLYANPLGEITTFKFDDAVVNVFPDMIQRSVPGYSAIISAIGLLAGRFSQSHSQCYDLGCSLGAATLAMRDQITAADCRIVAVDNSAAMVERFKRNLAVDEAKASIDIQCADIREISIERASVVVLNFTLQFVPVADRARLLEKIYRGMLPGGILILSEKLAFDNERQQALQVDMHHHFKKMQGYSELEISQKRSALENVLLAESFDVHRRRLMAAGFDSAEIWFQYFNFASMIALK
- a CDS encoding MlaC/ttg2D family ABC transporter substrate-binding protein is translated as MKYYLNVLFILLFGFFVNAGVVTDVAAGGLIEPQQVIEGASNELKARMQDPGFTKDFRKITEFVNSVIYPHADFDLISSLVLGKLWKDATASEKDQFKKEFQTLLIRTYSRAFVEFKEWSVRFLPINTDENDRKVMVKTEILQPGLQPIAVNYRMLFNRGEWKVYDILIEGVSLVTNYRTSFKNEVERTGSLQEVINQLAKRNTEALSSQNRS
- the hemB gene encoding porphobilinogen synthase is translated as MEKMSHPKDFFPATRMRRMRYQAFSRRLMQENRLSSDDLISPLFVIEGHNRQESVASMPGVNRLSLDLLLKEAEALLTLGIPAIALFPVVDSAQKSLDAGEAFNPDGLAQRSVRALKAAFPELGVITDVALDPFTSHGQDGLINAQGYVVNDETVEVLCKQALSHAEAGADIVAPSDMMDGRIGAIRQALENNNHINTRILAYSAKYASSFYGPFRDAVGSAGNLGGGNKYSYQMDPANSDEAMREIALDLQEGADMIMVKPGMPYLDIIRRAKTEFGVPTFAYQVSGEYAMLKAAAQNGWLDEKQVVMESLLAFKRAGCDAILTYFAKSAAQWLKQ
- the aroE gene encoding shikimate dehydrogenase translates to MMMLDQYAVFGHPISHSKSPRIHSLFAEQTGQQIHYVAQDVPAGAFKAAADTFFAADGKGLNCTVPLKELAWQYAGQLSVSARKSKAVNTLARLADGSILGDNTDGIGLVRDLTINHNITLANSRILILGAGGATRGILHPLLAQNPAHISIVNRTRHKADTIVHEFADLGSLNSCDYADLTSLQFDLIINATSASLSDELPPLPDALLAANGYCYDLAYANKPTAFVRWGKTQHARKSLDGLGMLVEQAAEAFALWRGIRPETGPVIDLLNREREA
- a CDS encoding HDOD domain-containing protein, which translates into the protein MASIKAFFDKLSSTSKQPRLGQKVSPEILEQLFPIRNLSEEIRQSFASENHIELIDSGTTLFTIDSPADCAIYLIFGSVQFTDQNGRGYTIEEGSAQSKFPICSGSKHTTTAVAQTDIGILRVSLKIMSTRNRFQHKALPIPDNLRDNQLLALFADHYQSHELEIPSLPEVAIKLRNAIQKDVNLDAAVSIIQLDPVISAKLIEVANCPLYITVVPAKNLLEAVNRIGLNATRNLVVALSLKQIFKSKSILIKDRMEKLWKQSLYLSALSHVLAASSQQAKPEDALLAGLVCDIGNIPFLNFVANLPDEFINETEIKQALPVVVGPVSATVLNEWQFSEEFIDVALNSRNWYQNLGDELSLTDIVVLSRLHALIGRKVTSDLPSIAAIPAASKLKGMALSPENTLAILHDAKNKIHEALAIFSR
- a CDS encoding HDOD domain-containing protein, giving the protein MFWKFFKKNADPSEANPKSPFGTKTTLPLDFLQKLVPVGKLSPEELQSLNISIKNFTSGQIIFNRGESADALMYLYTGHVFLEAANGSGYAVDENTFTAYHPLSSHADHYFSAIAKSATKIAYLPLAALQHSSNAALTQNPLTDTSAIPRELIDSDFYNGFSAVFRRDELRLPSLPDVAIRLRRALQKDISIADAVKIINLDPVIASKLIQVANSPLYRTVNPISKCHDAINRLGLKTTQNLVTSVSMHNLFRSNNKLLNNRVQQLWRQSIQIASLSYTLAGMTKRINSDEALLAGLTHNIGALPILTFAESLKDNAYTDEELDKTIEVLQGPVGEFILKKWHFPENLLKIPSQSGNWYHDGDPKLQMSDIVLLARFHALLGNKQAQKLPPLNTLPAFAKLGERALTPDMSLKALHEAKQQIAEALSFFRT